Proteins encoded together in one Streptomyces umbrinus window:
- a CDS encoding OsmC family protein: MTDNSLRSVTIERAGPGRFTVTNARGGTLSFGTGEGADFTPVELFLAAIGGCTAADVEVATSRHEEPTTFSVAVTGNKVADESGNRMSNLEVTFSVAFPDGPSGERARTILPRAVKTSHDRLCTVSRTVEAGTPVSATVSDRTDGA, from the coding sequence ATGACTGACAATTCGCTGCGTTCTGTCACCATCGAGCGGGCCGGCCCGGGCCGGTTCACCGTGACCAATGCCCGCGGGGGCACGCTGAGCTTCGGCACTGGCGAGGGTGCCGACTTCACGCCGGTCGAGTTGTTCCTCGCGGCGATCGGCGGTTGTACCGCGGCCGACGTAGAGGTCGCCACGAGTCGTCACGAGGAACCGACCACGTTCTCCGTCGCCGTGACCGGCAACAAGGTCGCGGACGAGAGCGGCAACCGGATGTCGAACCTTGAGGTCACCTTCTCTGTCGCGTTCCCGGACGGGCCGTCGGGGGAACGCGCCCGCACCATCCTGCCCCGAGCCGTGAAGACTTCGCACGACCGGCTCTGCACGGTCAGTCGCACCGTCGAGGCGGGCACACCGGTCAGCGCGACGGTGTCCGACAGGACTGACGGCGCCTGA
- a CDS encoding TauD/TfdA dioxygenase family protein: MESYELEALEAVTTRPAYPYRTLTVERITPVLGAEVSGVDLSQEIPAEQLEEIRAAFRDHHVLVFRDQTITAEHHRRFAAAFGELRPVNPPPPEGDPYILEIRTTSAAANVAGNGWHADGTADAEPSLGSMLYITETPEPGCGGDTLFANMHLAYDMLSPAMRTHLDPLTAIHDGAQALAGYALPADYVIPKSEHPLVARHPETDRKLLYVNKAYTSRIPQLSPDESRALLDVLFDIIARRPVLHCRVRWTPGTLVFWDNRCVQHHATYDYYPYARYGQRIAINGGPVKG, encoded by the coding sequence ATGGAGTCATACGAACTCGAAGCGCTGGAAGCAGTGACCACTCGTCCCGCGTACCCCTACCGCACGCTCACCGTCGAGCGGATCACTCCCGTTCTGGGAGCGGAAGTCTCAGGCGTCGACCTGTCACAGGAGATCCCGGCAGAGCAACTGGAAGAGATCCGGGCCGCCTTCCGCGACCACCACGTCCTCGTCTTCCGCGATCAGACGATCACCGCCGAGCATCACAGGCGCTTCGCCGCCGCCTTCGGCGAACTGCGCCCCGTCAACCCGCCGCCGCCCGAGGGCGATCCCTACATCCTGGAGATCCGCACGACGTCGGCCGCGGCGAACGTGGCGGGCAACGGCTGGCACGCGGACGGCACCGCCGACGCCGAACCGTCCCTGGGGTCGATGCTCTACATCACCGAGACCCCCGAGCCGGGATGCGGCGGGGACACCCTCTTCGCCAACATGCACCTCGCCTACGACATGCTCTCACCGGCGATGCGCACCCATCTGGACCCGCTGACCGCGATACACGACGGCGCGCAGGCCCTGGCGGGATACGCGCTGCCCGCGGACTACGTCATCCCCAAGAGCGAACACCCCCTCGTCGCCCGGCACCCCGAGACCGACCGCAAACTGCTGTACGTCAACAAGGCCTACACCAGCCGCATCCCGCAGCTTTCCCCCGACGAGAGCCGGGCCCTGCTCGACGTGCTCTTCGACATCATCGCCCGCAGGCCGGTCCTGCACTGCCGCGTCCGCTGGACCCCGGGCACGCTCGTCTTCTGGGACAACCGATGCGTCCAGCACCACGCGACGTACGACTACTACCCCTACGCCCGCTACGGCCAGCGCATCGCCATCAACGGCGGCCCCGTCAAGGGCTGA